The following proteins are co-located in the Clavibacter capsici genome:
- a CDS encoding adenine phosphoribosyltransferase, whose product MPDAPASDLVRSLLLTVPDFPQPGILFRDLTPVLADGPALRAVVDDLVAAGGPVDAVAGVEARGFLLAAAAAYASGVGTLAVRKAGKLPGEVLRESYDLEYGEAAIELHPGQLAPGSRVLLLDDVLATGGTLEAAARLLERAGYEVAGIGVVLELEGLGGRERLAGRDVHAIIAL is encoded by the coding sequence GTGCCCGACGCCCCCGCCTCCGACCTCGTCCGCTCCCTGCTGCTCACCGTCCCGGACTTCCCGCAGCCCGGGATCCTGTTCCGCGACCTCACGCCCGTGCTCGCCGACGGCCCCGCCCTCCGCGCCGTCGTCGACGACCTCGTGGCCGCGGGCGGTCCCGTCGACGCCGTCGCGGGCGTCGAGGCGCGCGGCTTCCTGCTCGCGGCGGCCGCCGCCTACGCGTCCGGCGTCGGCACCCTCGCGGTGCGCAAGGCCGGCAAGCTCCCCGGCGAGGTGCTGCGCGAGTCCTACGACCTGGAGTACGGCGAAGCCGCCATCGAGCTGCACCCCGGCCAGCTGGCGCCCGGATCCCGCGTGCTGCTCCTCGATGACGTGCTCGCGACCGGCGGCACCCTCGAGGCGGCCGCCCGCCTGTTGGAGCGCGCCGGCTACGAGGTCGCGGGCATCGGCGTGGTGCTCGAGCTCGAGGGCCTCGGCGGCCGGGAGCGGCTCGCCGGCCGCGACGTGCACGCGATCATCGCGCTCTGA
- a CDS encoding cobalamin-independent methionine synthase II family protein — protein MLDSTDSIQTSHAGSLPRTDALIAANASRAQARAAVLAGPGGGAAPAPADDGLDAVLADAVDGLVARQREVGITVPGDGEYGKAMSSAIDYGAWWSYSFQRLSGLELVPGGPFSSEPVRSSPGDVRLTTFPDRRDWTIFADAYRDPSSGITVGDAPIEFPSATGPVAYTGHDAIQADIAHLKAGLAANGYEEGFLTSLSPGSASRIGNLHYATEEEFIWACADAMREEYVAIIDAGLVLQIDDPSVAENWDQINPEPSVEDYLAFTRIRVEALNHALRGLPQERIRFHLCWGSWHGPHTTDIEFRHIVRTMLDIDAGEYSFEGANARHEHEWRVWEDVELPDGKLIVPGVVGHATNVVEHPELVADRIERYAKLVGRERVIASTDCGLGGRIHPQIAWAKLESLAQGAEIATRRLWG, from the coding sequence ATGCTCGACAGCACCGATTCGATCCAGACGTCCCACGCCGGCAGCCTGCCGCGGACGGACGCGCTCATCGCGGCCAACGCGTCCCGCGCCCAGGCCCGCGCGGCCGTGCTCGCCGGCCCCGGCGGCGGCGCGGCCCCCGCTCCCGCCGACGACGGCCTCGACGCCGTGCTCGCCGACGCGGTCGACGGCCTCGTCGCCCGCCAGCGCGAGGTCGGGATCACGGTGCCCGGCGACGGCGAGTACGGCAAGGCCATGTCGAGCGCGATCGACTACGGCGCCTGGTGGTCGTACTCGTTCCAGCGCCTCAGCGGCCTCGAGCTGGTGCCCGGCGGCCCGTTCTCCTCGGAGCCCGTGCGCAGCTCGCCCGGGGACGTGCGCCTCACGACGTTCCCCGACCGCCGCGACTGGACGATCTTCGCCGACGCCTACCGGGATCCGTCGAGCGGCATCACGGTCGGCGACGCCCCCATCGAGTTCCCGAGCGCCACCGGCCCGGTCGCCTACACGGGGCACGACGCGATCCAGGCGGACATCGCGCACCTGAAGGCCGGCCTGGCGGCGAACGGGTACGAGGAGGGCTTCCTCACGTCCCTGTCCCCCGGCAGCGCGTCGCGCATCGGCAACCTGCACTACGCGACCGAGGAGGAGTTCATCTGGGCGTGCGCCGACGCGATGCGCGAGGAGTACGTCGCGATCATCGACGCGGGGCTCGTGCTGCAGATCGACGACCCGTCCGTCGCGGAGAACTGGGACCAGATCAACCCGGAGCCGAGCGTGGAGGACTACCTCGCCTTCACCCGCATCCGCGTGGAGGCGCTCAACCACGCGCTGCGCGGGCTGCCGCAGGAGCGGATCCGCTTCCACCTGTGTTGGGGCTCGTGGCACGGGCCGCACACGACCGACATCGAGTTCCGGCACATCGTGCGGACGATGCTCGACATCGACGCGGGCGAGTACTCGTTCGAGGGCGCCAACGCGCGGCACGAGCACGAGTGGCGCGTGTGGGAGGACGTGGAGCTGCCCGACGGGAAGCTCATCGTGCCGGGCGTGGTCGGGCACGCGACGAACGTGGTCGAGCACCCGGAGCTCGTGGCCGACCGGATCGAGCGCTACGCGAAGCTCGTGGGACGGGAGCGCGTGATCGCGTCGACGGACTGCGGGCTCGGCGGGCGGATCCACCCGCAGATCGCGTGGGCGAAGCTGGAGAGCCTGGCGCAGGGCGCGGAGATCGCGACGCGGCGGCTCTGGGGCTGA
- a CDS encoding VanZ family protein, whose translation MLLRHPVLGTATALYLGLVAWITLSPEPYDRRIDGFLFRALRALHRHDGTAWLTYSFVEGAANVAMFVPVGMFLVLLLGRSRWWLAIALGVGLSALIETAQAFLPTRVSDVRDLVHNGLGALVGVVLVLILTARSENARRRALRRRPQPAAQDPRRLVGTSR comes from the coding sequence ATGCTCCTCCGCCACCCCGTCCTCGGAACCGCCACGGCCCTCTACCTCGGCCTGGTCGCGTGGATCACGCTGTCGCCGGAGCCCTACGACCGCCGCATCGACGGCTTCCTCTTCCGCGCGCTCCGGGCCCTGCACCGGCACGACGGCACCGCGTGGCTCACCTACTCGTTCGTCGAGGGCGCGGCCAACGTCGCGATGTTCGTACCCGTGGGCATGTTCCTGGTGCTGCTCCTCGGCCGGTCGCGCTGGTGGCTCGCGATCGCGCTCGGGGTGGGCCTCTCGGCGCTCATCGAGACCGCGCAGGCGTTCCTCCCGACCCGTGTCTCCGACGTCCGCGACCTCGTGCACAACGGGCTGGGCGCGCTCGTGGGCGTGGTGCTCGTCCTGATCCTCACGGCCCGCTCCGAGAACGCCCGCCGTCGCGCGCTCCGTCGGCGCCCGCAGCCCGCCGCGCAGGACCCGCGGCGCCTGGTCGGCACGTCCCGCTGA